The region ATCAGGCGGAGGCGCACGTGGCGCCTATCAAGCGGGAGTCTTAGTTGCCGCTTACGAGATCGCCCAAGCATCTGGTATTCCACTTAAATTCGATTTCTTAGCAGGTGTTAGTGCTGGTGCGATCAATGCAAGCTCTTTAGCAAGCAATGCCAACGATTATAAATACGCGACAGAATCACTAGCACGCCTGTGGAGTGAAGTTCACTTCGATCAAGTTTTTTCAACGGATTCCCTGACCATGGGAAAGATCGGTATTCAATGGCTGAAAGAGCTTTCCTTAGGGGGCCTTGCAGGTACAACTCCGGGTCGTGGTTTACTGGATACCACTCCCCTTCGCGGCCTTATCAGTCGCAATATGGATTATGAGCGCGTTCAGAAGAACATCGATCAGGGTCATCTTGATGGCCTTTGCATCACATCTATCGAATACGCAAAATCTGCAACGACAACATTTGTCCAAAGTAGAGGGACTTTGGCAACTTGGGACAAAGGCAGAAAGCGCAGCGAGTACAGTGCCATCACTACCGATCACATCATGGCATCTTCTGCGATCCCATTATTATTTCCTCCTATCAAAGTGAAGGAAAGATTCTTTGGAGACGGCGCCGTCCGCAATCACGCTCCGTGCAGCCCCTTGATTTATCTGGGTGCTGAAAAGCTAATGGTGATTGGCGTGCGTTTACAAAAATCCACAGCCTATGATTTACACGCCGCCAACAGCAATGAAGCCCCTAGTATCGCACGTGTTGTAAATACGATTTTAAACAGTGTATTGATGGATGCCGTTGAACAAGACGTCGAAAAACTTCGACGTCTGAATGAATACGCGTCTGCAATCACTCCTGAACAACAAATCAAAGTTGGCATGCGTCCCCTGGATGTTTTATTCATTTCTCCTTCTGAAGACATCGGTGAAATGGCTGTCCAAAAAGCAGCAAAACTTCCACGCATCATCCGCTATTTGATGAAAGGTCTTGGCAGCATGCAAGATGCCAGCGAGATCATCAGCTATTTAATGTTTGATCCTACATTCTGTTCGGATCTTATAGAAATTGGTCGCAAAGATGGCTATGCTCATAAGGAAGAATTAATTAAATTCCTTTTGAAATAGGTTTCATGAGCGCAAAGTCCGAATTGAAAAGACGTCATCCCCTGGAATCTCTGGGCGTAAAAATGGTACGCCGTGGGGACATCCGTATTGAGCGTTTACAGGATCGCCTGAATCCCAAAGTTCCCTTTCCTCACAAACATGATTTTTATCAAATCGTGATCCTCCACTCCGCAATGGGATGGCACGAAATTGATTTTAAAAAGTATCCCGTAAAAGGTTCGCAGGTTTTTCTGATCAAACCTGGTCAAATGCACGAGTGGAAACTTCCCGTTCGCAGTAAGGGCTTCGTCATTGAATACACCGAAGAATCTTTCAGCAAAGATTTTCTGGGAAAATTAAAGTTGGCTCAGCACAGCCGCCAAGTTCCCGATCACTTCAGAATTCCGCGCGGGAATAATGTTTTTTCGGACCGTTTCTTAACAATGATGGAACAAGAATTTCTGAATCCGGGTGATAACTTTGAATTGTGTCTGCAAAACTATCTCTGCTTGGTTTTGCTGGAAGCCCTTCGCCTTAGTAAAGCTGCTGATCGTCAGCTTGCAGAAAACGATGACGTGATCACTCGTTTTACTGACATGGTCGAAGAACACTTTCAAGAACACCATCAAGTCGAATTTTATGCCGGAGAACTAGGTTTAACGGCAAAAGCCTTGTCGGCGAAAATTCAAAAAAACCTGCGACTCTCTGCTAAAGAATACATATTAAACCGCTGCCTGCTAGAAGCGAAAAGGTTGTTGTCTTATTCAGATTTAAGTATTTCAGAAATTGGGTACAGCCTGGGTTTCGATGATCCGAATTATTTCAGTCGCTTTTTGAAAAAGAATATGAAAATGAGTGCTGGAAAGTTTAGGAAAACTCCCCTTAAAGATTGATGACCTAAAACTTGTCCATCATGTGCTCTGGCGCCTCTTTTCCTTCAACATGGCTTTGTTCAGCATCAAGTGCGACCTTACCAGTGATTCCCACCCACTCCGGGTAAAAGAACGCAAGAACCGCATAAGCCATAAAGCTTATGATCGAGATCACGATTGCGCCACCGATAACAAACAGAGTGCCATTGTCCATAAAAGGCTCCTTCAGGTAATTATTATGCCTCATATCGGCAGTTCTGGCCATGGAGGAATTCCTTATGGACTAGCACAAATTTCCCCAGGCCCCTCTAAAAAAGCCTAGCTAGCCCTGCCGGAATCAGCATACAATTTTGCTTTAACAAGGAAGTTAACGAATGAAACTCGGTATTGAAGTTTTGCTTTCCGATGCAAAAATGTTGAAATCTTTAAAAGGAAAGCGTGTTGGTCTGGTTTGCCATCCTGCCAGCGTCAATGAGAACCTTGAGCACAGCCTGGATTTGCTTTCAAAAAAGATCAAACTTTCTTGCGCCTTCGGACCTCAGCATGGAGTGCGAGGTGATAAGCAAGACAACATGATCGAAAGCCCTGACTTTGTTGATCCAGTTCATAAAATTCCTATCTTTAGCCTTTACGGAGAAGTACGCAGACCAACTGCAGAAATGATGAGCCATTTCGATGTCCTGCTTTTCGACCTTCAAGATTTGGGTTGCCGTATTTACACCTTCATCACGACATTGCTGTATGTGATGGAAGAATGCGCAAAACTTGGTAAAACGATCATTATCTTGGACAGACCTAATCCAGCAGGACGCCCGGTTGAAGGTTTCAGAATGCTTCCAGGTTGGGAGTCTTTCGTGGGAGCTGCACCAATCCCTATGCGCCACGGTCTGACTGTGGGTGAGCTTGCTTTATACTTTGCCGATTTTTATAAAATGGATCTTGAACTTCAAGTGATCAAAATGAAAGGCTATGCACCTAGCAAGGGCCCTGGTTTTGGTTGGGACATGAAGCGCCCCTGGGTGAACCCTTCTCCAAACGCGGCTTCACTAAACATGGCGCGTGCGTACCCAGGAACTGTCTTGATCGAGGGAACAACATTATCTGAAGGACGCGGCACAACGCGCGCCTTAGAGGTGATTGGCGCCTCCGACATCGATTTTTCGGAAGTCCTAACAAGAATGAAAAAGAAAGCCCCACAATGGCACAAAGGCGTGACTTTGCGTGAGTGCTACTTCGAACCTACATTCCATAAACACGTTGGAAAATTGTGTCACGGCTTCCAATTTCACACGGATGCAGGCACTTACAAACACGAAGCCTTCAAACCCTTCCGCTTGACAGCTCTGATGTTAAAAGTAATCCGCGAAATGCATCCGAAATATCCAATCTACCGCGACTTCGCTTATGAATACGTAAAAGACCGTTTAGCATTCGACGTGATCAATGGCGGACCCGCTTTGAAAAACTGGATTGAAGACACAAAAGCCACACCGAAAGATCTAGATGCAGCAATGTCGAAAGACGAAAAAGGTTGGGAAAAGGAAAGAAAAAAATTCCTTCTTTATAAATAGCTCACTAGCGAATATAGCAATCAAAAACAAAAAGCCCGGCTACAACCCGGGCTTTTTAATTATCATCCCACATTAAAAGCACGATCACTAACACCTCCATCATTCGAAGCAATCGAATACTCAATCACCTGCAAACTCCGCAACAGTTTCCGACGCAAGATACGATCCGCAACAGACGCCTCCGAAACTGAATACGCTAACTGACTCCCCATAACCACCGCTAAAATAAAGAACCGCATCCCTGGCCCCCTTCCTGCCTATAAGACCAGCGAAGCGCACCCGTCGGTTAATTCAAAATCACTTTTCTCATTAGATAAAATCGACCCCCGCCTCTCAACCCTCACCGCCCTACTAAGCAAAATAGCCGGCTAAAAATCCCTACGAAAACCATGCCCCTCGCGCAACCATTGGGTCTCCCCAATGATTAGTGCTTCTGAAAGATTCAAAAAGAATCCCCTGTCTCCCTTTTCATAATCCATTCGATGTCTGAAGGCCCGCAGGCTTGGGCACAGCGGATGGATGCCCGCACGCAGTCGACCTCCGTCGGCGCACGATGCGCGAACCGGCGAAGCCGGCGACGGTGAGCCCGGACGGCGTGTCGACGGAGCTGCGGGTAGCCAACCGATGTGACCAAGACTGCGGGACTTCAGTCTCCGCAAAAAGGCAAAAAAAAAGGGAACCCAACGGGCTCCCTTTTTTTAAGTCGAGAAGAAAGAACTAATTACTTAGTTTCTGATTTTACTTCTTCTTTTTTGATCTCTTCTTTCTTAACTTCTTTTTTACCTTTTTTGTGTTTCACTTCTTTTTTCGCTTCAACTTTTTGCTCAACAGCTGCTGGCTGTTGTTCAGGAGCAGGTGCTGCTACAGGTTCGTTAGCTTGAGCGATAAGACCAGAGAAAAGGATAGCTGTAGTGATAACTGCGAATTTCATAAAACCTCCATTTGGTTTTGTATTTGTGTACTCGCCACAGAATCCAAGATAGCAAAGAGTTCTAAAGCTCCCATTAAAATCACATTAATTAATTTTTATCTGGAACATTAGGACCGCTCAGGAGTTTTTCATTATCTGCGATATAAGCTCAAAGGAGCGCAATCGGTCTGTATGTTCGTATTGATCTGAGACAATCATCAATTCGTCGGGTTCAAGAATATTAATGAACTCTCGCAGTTTTTTGTGGACCGTTTCAGGCCCACCGATAATTGCGGTGGCCAAACGGGATTTTACTAA is a window of Bdellovibrio sp. SKB1291214 DNA encoding:
- a CDS encoding AraC family transcriptional regulator — protein: MSAKSELKRRHPLESLGVKMVRRGDIRIERLQDRLNPKVPFPHKHDFYQIVILHSAMGWHEIDFKKYPVKGSQVFLIKPGQMHEWKLPVRSKGFVIEYTEESFSKDFLGKLKLAQHSRQVPDHFRIPRGNNVFSDRFLTMMEQEFLNPGDNFELCLQNYLCLVLLEALRLSKAADRQLAENDDVITRFTDMVEEHFQEHHQVEFYAGELGLTAKALSAKIQKNLRLSAKEYILNRCLLEAKRLLSYSDLSISEIGYSLGFDDPNYFSRFLKKNMKMSAGKFRKTPLKD
- a CDS encoding patatin-like phospholipase family protein — protein: MAKKSGMVLSGGGARGAYQAGVLVAAYEIAQASGIPLKFDFLAGVSAGAINASSLASNANDYKYATESLARLWSEVHFDQVFSTDSLTMGKIGIQWLKELSLGGLAGTTPGRGLLDTTPLRGLISRNMDYERVQKNIDQGHLDGLCITSIEYAKSATTTFVQSRGTLATWDKGRKRSEYSAITTDHIMASSAIPLLFPPIKVKERFFGDGAVRNHAPCSPLIYLGAEKLMVIGVRLQKSTAYDLHAANSNEAPSIARVVNTILNSVLMDAVEQDVEKLRRLNEYASAITPEQQIKVGMRPLDVLFISPSEDIGEMAVQKAAKLPRIIRYLMKGLGSMQDASEIISYLMFDPTFCSDLIEIGRKDGYAHKEELIKFLLK
- a CDS encoding exo-beta-N-acetylmuramidase NamZ domain-containing protein, which gives rise to MKLGIEVLLSDAKMLKSLKGKRVGLVCHPASVNENLEHSLDLLSKKIKLSCAFGPQHGVRGDKQDNMIESPDFVDPVHKIPIFSLYGEVRRPTAEMMSHFDVLLFDLQDLGCRIYTFITTLLYVMEECAKLGKTIIILDRPNPAGRPVEGFRMLPGWESFVGAAPIPMRHGLTVGELALYFADFYKMDLELQVIKMKGYAPSKGPGFGWDMKRPWVNPSPNAASLNMARAYPGTVLIEGTTLSEGRGTTRALEVIGASDIDFSEVLTRMKKKAPQWHKGVTLRECYFEPTFHKHVGKLCHGFQFHTDAGTYKHEAFKPFRLTALMLKVIREMHPKYPIYRDFAYEYVKDRLAFDVINGGPALKNWIEDTKATPKDLDAAMSKDEKGWEKERKKFLLYK